Proteins from a genomic interval of Nostoc sp. TCL240-02:
- a CDS encoding metal ABC transporter substrate-binding protein — translation MSSNPQVTSTPVQAGEQKTQNKLLVVTTVAPLTNIVSNIAGDRLEVKGIIPEGTDSHTFEPRPSDSDLLSKANLILANGLHLESPTEKLAKASKPKETKIFELGSNTITQDQWLFDFSFPKEKGDPNPHLWVNPKYAEAYAKLAAQQLTTLDPAGKDYYATNLKNYLQRLDALDKATREIVASIPAKNRKLLTYHDSWAYWAREYGFQVIGAIQPSDFKEPSAQDITKLIDQIRKTGVPAIFGSEVYPSKVEEQIAREAKVKTANTADDELPGTGSANAIENTNPEHTYIGMMANNMRIIASNLGGNPNLVKNLQTGNVVGPTATK, via the coding sequence GTGTCTTCTAATCCCCAAGTAACCAGTACTCCGGTTCAAGCAGGAGAGCAAAAGACACAGAATAAGCTTTTAGTTGTAACGACAGTTGCTCCTTTAACCAATATTGTGAGTAACATTGCAGGCGATCGCTTAGAAGTTAAGGGTATTATTCCAGAAGGAACCGACTCTCACACCTTTGAACCTCGTCCGAGCGATTCTGATTTGCTATCCAAAGCTAATTTGATCCTCGCCAATGGGTTGCATTTAGAATCCCCAACAGAAAAACTAGCTAAAGCCTCAAAGCCCAAAGAAACTAAAATCTTTGAACTAGGCAGTAACACTATTACACAAGACCAATGGCTTTTTGACTTCAGCTTTCCTAAAGAAAAGGGCGATCCCAATCCTCATCTGTGGGTAAACCCGAAGTATGCTGAAGCTTACGCCAAACTAGCTGCTCAACAGTTAACCACCTTAGATCCTGCTGGCAAAGACTACTACGCGACTAATCTCAAAAATTATCTACAACGTCTGGATGCTCTAGACAAAGCAACGCGGGAAATCGTCGCCAGTATTCCCGCCAAAAACCGTAAACTTTTGACCTACCATGATTCTTGGGCGTATTGGGCCAGAGAGTATGGTTTTCAAGTAATTGGTGCGATTCAACCTTCAGATTTCAAGGAACCATCCGCTCAAGATATCACAAAGCTAATTGACCAAATTCGGAAAACAGGCGTTCCAGCTATTTTTGGTTCTGAAGTCTACCCTAGTAAGGTAGAAGAACAAATTGCCCGCGAAGCGAAGGTAAAAACAGCGAACACTGCCGATGATGAGTTACCAGGAACCGGTTCAGCCAATGCAATTGAAAACACTAATCCTGAGCATACTTATATTGGCATGATGGCTAACAATATGCGGATTATCGCCTCTAATTTAGGAGGAAACCCTAATTTAGTGAAGAACTTGCAGACTGGTAATGTTGTTGGCCCAACAGCAACCAAGTAG
- a CDS encoding MBL fold metallo-hydrolase encodes MFLTWFDSNSWLLEIGGKRILIDPWLVGSLIFSNLDWLFKGSRSQNRPIPDNIDLILLSQGLEDHAHPPTLQVLDHNIKVVASPNAAKVVQQLGYTQVTTLAHCETFTLNNQVEIKAFPGSPIGPTLIENSYLLKELESGLTVYYEPHGYHSPQLQQATPIDVVITPFIDMTLPLLGPIIKGKNSSLELVKSLQPQIILPTAAGGDVAFEGLLMKLIQTKGTAEEFRSLLEKNNLSTQVLEPKPGDRFELPLEKRALAI; translated from the coding sequence ATGTTCTTAACTTGGTTTGACAGCAACTCTTGGTTACTGGAAATTGGTGGGAAAAGAATACTGATTGACCCTTGGCTGGTTGGTTCGTTAATTTTCAGCAATTTGGATTGGTTATTTAAAGGTTCGCGATCGCAAAATCGCCCAATACCAGATAATATTGATTTGATCCTTCTGTCTCAGGGTTTAGAAGACCACGCTCACCCCCCAACGCTTCAGGTACTCGACCACAACATCAAGGTTGTAGCCTCTCCCAATGCAGCCAAGGTAGTACAGCAGTTAGGTTATACCCAAGTAACTACTCTTGCTCATTGTGAAACTTTCACTTTAAATAATCAAGTTGAAATCAAAGCTTTTCCCGGTTCGCCCATTGGCCCCACTTTGATAGAAAATAGTTATCTTCTCAAAGAATTGGAAAGTGGTTTAACTGTATACTACGAGCCTCACGGTTATCATTCTCCACAACTTCAGCAAGCTACACCCATCGATGTAGTGATTACACCGTTTATTGACATGACGTTGCCTTTGCTTGGGCCAATTATTAAAGGCAAAAATAGTTCTTTAGAATTAGTAAAGTCGTTACAGCCTCAAATAATATTACCTACGGCGGCTGGTGGTGATGTGGCGTTTGAGGGATTGCTGATGAAACTAATTCAGACTAAAGGAACTGCTGAAGAATTTCGTTCGTTACTTGAGAAAAACAATCTTTCGACGCAGGTACTTGAGCCAAAACCAGGCGATCGCTTTGAACTACCATTAGAAAAACGAGCATTAGCAATCTAA
- a CDS encoding mechanosensitive ion channel family protein, translating to MMEWITPLVFILAGFLAGIIGEKVIFKKLETFVTNKRIAGSKIIFRSLHRMTFIWFAIAGFFWAVLSAPLKPDIALVLQKILTIALLFSVTLVLARLTAGFVNLYIRRAEGVPTSLISNLAKATVFVLGTLIILQTVGVQITPIITTLGIGGIAVGLALQDTLANLFSGFYLIISKQVRTGDYVKLDAGHEGYVIDISWRNTTIKEMSNNVVIVPNSKLSSAIFTNYHLPAKEITLTMDVGVSYDSDLEQVEKVTVEVAIEVMQEIAPELTKNEPYIRFHTFNDFSIDFTLYMRVSEYFDQRIGKHLFVKKLHKRYQQAGIKIPFPIKEIYVQNNLNKNSAL from the coding sequence ATGATGGAATGGATTACGCCATTAGTATTTATTCTAGCTGGCTTCCTGGCTGGAATAATTGGTGAAAAAGTTATCTTCAAAAAACTGGAAACATTCGTTACTAATAAACGAATTGCTGGGAGTAAAATTATATTTCGCTCTCTGCACCGAATGACTTTTATTTGGTTTGCGATCGCCGGTTTTTTTTGGGCAGTTCTGAGCGCCCCGCTTAAGCCAGATATTGCATTAGTACTGCAAAAAATTCTGACGATCGCATTGCTGTTTTCAGTAACCCTAGTCTTAGCCAGATTGACTGCTGGTTTTGTTAATTTATATATTCGCAGAGCCGAAGGCGTTCCCACATCACTAATTTCCAACCTTGCTAAGGCTACTGTTTTCGTTTTGGGAACATTAATCATATTGCAAACAGTAGGTGTTCAAATCACACCGATAATCACAACTTTAGGTATTGGTGGTATAGCAGTTGGTCTAGCACTTCAAGACACGCTTGCAAATTTATTTTCTGGTTTTTACTTAATTATTTCTAAGCAAGTTAGAACCGGAGATTATGTAAAATTAGATGCTGGACATGAGGGATATGTGATAGATATTTCTTGGCGCAACACGACAATTAAAGAAATGTCAAATAATGTCGTCATTGTTCCTAATTCTAAATTGTCTTCAGCGATTTTCACAAATTATCATTTACCTGCAAAAGAAATTACTTTAACAATGGATGTGGGTGTAAGTTATGATAGCGATTTGGAACAAGTCGAAAAAGTAACTGTAGAAGTGGCCATTGAAGTCATGCAAGAAATTGCACCAGAGTTAACAAAGAATGAACCATATATCAGATTTCATACTTTTAATGATTTTAGTATAGATTTTACGCTTTATATGCGGGTAAGCGAATACTTCGATCAGCGTATTGGTAAACATCTATTTGTGAAAAAATTACACAAACGCTATCAGCAAGCTGGAATTAAAATTCCTTTTCCGATTAAAGAGATTTATGTGCAAAATAATTTAAATAAAAATTCGGCATTATAG
- a CDS encoding metal ABC transporter ATP-binding protein produces the protein MQPILEVRSLTCGYQTQPVFSDVNLTLYSGQLTGLVGPSGSGKSTLIRAILGLVHPWAGEIWFRGKRLKPGVAPSFVGYVPQVETVDWTFPVTALEVVMMGRYQKQKMLPWSSRRDRAIASELLERVGVAHVAHQPIGNLSGGQQQRVFIARALVGEPEIVLLDEPTSSSDLHVQHELLHLLADLNQQGLTIILSTHDLNSVATHLPWVVCFNHGLVCQGQPIDVFTPANLEQTFGGEMVVFHQQDRILIASGGTSLRHQMQDNLPQILRPSNSSKSA, from the coding sequence ATGCAACCAATACTTGAAGTTAGAAGTTTAACCTGTGGTTATCAAACCCAACCAGTGTTTAGCGATGTTAATTTAACGCTTTACTCTGGTCAACTCACTGGTTTGGTAGGCCCTTCTGGTAGCGGTAAAAGCACTTTAATCAGAGCGATTTTAGGGCTAGTTCATCCTTGGGCTGGAGAAATTTGGTTTCGAGGAAAGCGCTTAAAGCCAGGAGTAGCACCGTCTTTCGTGGGGTATGTACCGCAAGTGGAAACAGTGGATTGGACTTTTCCAGTTACGGCTCTGGAAGTGGTGATGATGGGGCGTTACCAAAAACAGAAGATGTTGCCTTGGTCTTCGCGGCGCGATCGCGCCATTGCCAGCGAACTCCTAGAGCGCGTTGGAGTTGCCCATGTTGCTCATCAACCAATCGGTAATCTCTCTGGTGGGCAACAGCAAAGGGTTTTCATTGCCCGTGCTTTAGTAGGAGAACCAGAAATAGTTCTTCTAGATGAACCTACCAGTAGTTCCGACTTGCACGTTCAACACGAACTATTGCACCTATTGGCTGATTTGAATCAGCAAGGTTTAACAATTATCCTCTCTACCCATGACCTCAACTCGGTAGCGACACATCTACCTTGGGTAGTATGTTTCAACCACGGTTTAGTTTGTCAAGGTCAACCTATCGATGTCTTCACTCCCGCAAATCTTGAGCAGACTTTTGGGGGAGAAATGGTAGTTTTCCACCAACAAGACCGAATCTTAATCGCTAGCGGTGGTACTTCTCTGCGTCATCAAATGCAAGATAACTTACCCCAAATACTGCGCCCATCTAACTCGTCGAAGTCTGCTTAA
- a CDS encoding TIR domain-containing protein: protein MKPEVFLEQKDVVPLTRALIQVLIQNNTVSDRYSLLDNAGIHSAFISNLRLESQPKILAQALVAEFRRYRFDSRRPDYHPMVNLLEHLCELAEFLSLSDEDMTLFNRLFKEGQENFKALKNASKIELTQDIDTVLVQPQQPNSIVERERVFISYSHKDKAWLDRLQIVLKPLLRKQIISVWDDTKITAGSLWRDEINNALAAAKVAVLIVSADFLGSDFIAEHELPPLLEAAKQGQLKLIWIYLSACDVPTEITAYQAAHNTSKPLKSLSSAEQDEVLVNICKQIEQAANKPIY, encoded by the coding sequence ATGAAGCCAGAAGTATTTTTAGAGCAAAAGGACGTTGTACCGTTAACTAGGGCACTGATACAAGTGCTAATACAAAACAATACAGTAAGCGATCGCTACAGTCTTCTGGATAATGCTGGCATCCATTCAGCATTCATTAGCAACTTAAGACTAGAGTCACAACCCAAAATCTTAGCTCAGGCTTTAGTTGCAGAATTTAGAAGATACCGTTTTGACAGCAGACGGCCAGATTATCATCCAATGGTTAATCTCTTAGAACACTTGTGCGAACTTGCAGAATTTTTAAGTCTGTCTGACGAAGATATGACCCTATTCAACCGGCTTTTTAAGGAAGGTCAGGAGAACTTTAAAGCCTTGAAAAATGCTAGTAAGATTGAGTTAACCCAAGACATAGATACTGTTTTGGTTCAACCACAACAGCCTAACTCTATAGTAGAACGCGAGCGAGTCTTTATTAGTTACAGCCACAAAGACAAAGCATGGTTGGATAGACTTCAGATTGTACTCAAACCATTATTGCGAAAACAAATAATCTCAGTTTGGGATGACACAAAAATTACAGCAGGCTCTTTATGGAGAGATGAAATCAATAATGCCTTAGCAGCAGCAAAAGTCGCTGTATTAATTGTGAGTGCAGATTTTTTAGGATCTGACTTTATTGCCGAGCATGAACTACCACCACTACTTGAAGCTGCTAAACAAGGACAACTGAAACTCATTTGGATATATTTGAGCGCTTGTGATGTGCCAACAGAAATTACTGCTTATCAGGCAGCACATAACACTTCTAAACCACTAAAGAGCTTGAGTTCGGCAGAGCAAGATGAAGTATTGGTTAACATTTGTAAGCAAATTGAACAAGCAGCAAATAAACCGATTTATTAA
- a CDS encoding metal ABC transporter permease, with product MDFLLAPFRYEFFSRAILVGMMAGLLCGMMGVYITTRRMSYIAHGLSHAILGGAVLSYVLGLNFYIGSGIWGFAAALLIQYLTGRKVYSDAAIGIVTTASFALGVAVISSYRKFSQNFEAALFGNVLGVSPNDLWVVTGVTIVLLTVVFLFYRPLLFWCFDREVAQVHGVPVFAMDTLFALMLATLLVATLNVLGVTLIISAVVIPASIARLVSDRFGYIMIVSGILGSAISFVGIYLSYYLDIASGASVVLLSTAIFACVLLTKNLQGRYKRRLPPLSIKHLP from the coding sequence ATGGATTTTTTACTAGCACCCTTTCGCTACGAATTTTTTAGCCGTGCGATTTTAGTAGGCATGATGGCTGGGCTATTATGCGGCATGATGGGAGTTTATATTACAACTCGCAGAATGAGTTACATTGCCCACGGTTTATCTCATGCGATTTTGGGGGGAGCCGTGCTGAGTTATGTACTGGGGTTGAATTTCTACATTGGCTCTGGGATTTGGGGTTTTGCAGCTGCCTTGCTGATTCAATATTTGACAGGACGCAAAGTTTACTCGGATGCAGCTATTGGAATTGTTACAACTGCTAGCTTTGCTTTAGGAGTAGCTGTAATCAGTAGCTATCGCAAGTTTAGCCAAAATTTTGAAGCCGCTTTGTTTGGCAATGTATTGGGAGTTTCCCCTAATGATTTGTGGGTGGTGACGGGTGTGACGATAGTCTTACTCACTGTAGTTTTCTTGTTTTATCGCCCGTTACTATTTTGGTGTTTTGATCGGGAAGTTGCTCAGGTTCATGGCGTACCCGTTTTTGCAATGGATACTTTATTTGCTTTGATGTTGGCAACTTTACTGGTGGCGACACTGAACGTTTTGGGAGTAACTCTGATTATTTCAGCAGTGGTGATTCCGGCATCGATTGCCCGATTAGTGAGCGATCGCTTTGGTTATATCATGATTGTCTCCGGGATTTTAGGATCTGCGATTTCCTTTGTAGGCATCTACCTCAGCTACTACCTCGATATTGCCTCTGGAGCTAGTGTAGTGCTACTTTCAACCGCCATATTTGCCTGTGTGTTGCTCACCAAGAATCTGCAAGGACGATATAAACGCCGTCTCCCTCCCTTGTCTATAAAACACCTTCCTTAG
- a CDS encoding translation initiation factor IF-2 N-terminal domain-containing protein: MNNGKLRVYELAKELDLDSKKLLLICEKLKITVKSHTSAIPESDAERIRVAISKLTAKSSKTKTNSEDWGYMFIASAIDSFIRHLEGEAALKSYSDFRERRDRANELMYECVGKKPSLFYVRRKGAGKEAREEIWDLTIATDSDDSPLPARLDKLRKTLGFRAAVQKDGRDGLKILSAQLLQPSQVHADSYTIPCRLRLLANHQHHLDIPPATLKRIAAAPVCGENVPTEDQLKAWKAFLQIEEKIAKARQFCVRYVSHNYNFKRRISFEIDVTSATLDGFYQNSLEVDNFWERARRTKNEDLKLFETAPVGKNWISGRQLGTVEEVDINRGIISLRLERDLAEFMATERYKLPATGFLCFEAIGDIQQIQRKKKALDDLNNSYTQNPYLGNFLFDASQARQIKTTVELQPQDLLLSSANPGQKAAVEKVLAAKDLVLIQGPPGTGKTTVIAEICYQIALRGGRTLIASQANLAVDNALSRLVHNPVIRAVRKGRAEKVGEEGQPFLEDQVIGRWLENTAIDCENNITQRLENIKVFSQLLGSSQRFTPYFQAEEEFNQQQGRFNKNKLKIETNFQNQEQSYNETVEKQNNVESLITGLENILNTVPNINWEAPEITDFLPLLKPYTEGNSLVEEFLANVRQTIKYTNELGLVRPALGAFGLAVWLRQTVATKISGFKTAFTHAEEASKAILEVAASVEVVKQNFALLNQVQPDYQKYLAKLQNLQQTIQIWENRQREIDYIISAVKEWKSTAPSHLYQTLKDCQQSGLPLTENLVDLPLGLLMFANTLKLPIVPKTYKINLPEWDLLTKAIAYEMDGGFTDRRGKQHNFSYFLKENFSQIPMVLSKSDRTQWQETYQQFSNYQLLNPKQRKLLVENTQVFLIRMQRTYGASWKWNNIDSTLTQITQELLDTILVNARQCVLKVKTETEQQLHYLQRQLNELQKNEISQQQISITQAEVEKAQQDANLQLGRVINLLQELNQQNIPTQLHTLIEKYLATQSNIWEKPQEFSNQVNYWATSINQLETLILSLQPFAVLEMIKNSLQEHLSNLQEETKTSLQQLQKLQISLREIEEKLQPQPSDSLIEERNWWLREWQKIPDKFKPENSAADFFNIELLRGMNIQFEFWQKELEKDEIYLKKYQSFVQDWIGKLRQPTEGDSDDLRRIYLDNANVVGITCVQAASRGFSEEFKSFDVVIIDEVSKCTPPELLIPALKGKKLVMVGDHRQLPPMLDTSTLEEVAQTIGNTRDELQFLEESLFKSQFESADESIKQMLTTQYRMHPFIMGAINQFYDGKLESGILEPDTKRAHHLAGEIIKKSQHLIWVKTPIENQFLEQRNGTSYFNTPEIDAIERLCQQFETTWASKVANGEPKKEIAVITFYGAQLRKIDERLQSELFPSLEIRTGTVDRFQGMERPVVIVSMVRNNSKGDVGFAKKPERVNVAFSRAQELLIIVGCHKLFTHQLGKVGSMYSEVSNVVSTHEGFVDVSRLFS; the protein is encoded by the coding sequence ATGAACAACGGCAAACTCAGAGTCTACGAACTAGCAAAAGAATTAGATTTAGATAGCAAGAAGCTATTATTAATTTGTGAAAAACTTAAAATTACGGTCAAAAGCCATACCAGTGCAATTCCAGAATCCGATGCAGAACGTATTCGTGTAGCAATAAGTAAACTAACAGCAAAATCGTCAAAAACTAAAACAAACTCTGAAGATTGGGGCTATATGTTTATAGCTTCAGCAATTGATAGTTTTATCCGCCATCTTGAAGGTGAGGCTGCCCTCAAATCATATTCCGATTTTAGGGAGCGCCGCGATCGCGCCAATGAGTTAATGTATGAATGTGTCGGTAAAAAGCCTTCTTTATTTTATGTGCGTCGCAAAGGCGCAGGCAAAGAGGCAAGAGAGGAAATCTGGGATTTGACAATAGCGACAGACTCCGATGATTCTCCATTACCCGCAAGACTTGACAAGCTTAGAAAGACATTAGGATTTAGAGCAGCCGTACAAAAAGATGGACGCGACGGCTTAAAAATACTTTCGGCTCAGTTGTTACAACCCTCACAGGTACACGCCGACAGTTATACTATACCTTGTCGCTTGCGTTTACTGGCTAATCATCAGCATCATCTCGACATTCCGCCAGCGACATTGAAGCGCATCGCAGCTGCGCCAGTTTGTGGCGAAAACGTGCCTACAGAAGATCAGCTTAAAGCTTGGAAAGCATTTTTGCAAATTGAGGAAAAAATTGCTAAAGCCCGTCAATTTTGTGTGCGTTATGTAAGTCATAACTATAACTTCAAAAGGCGGATTAGTTTTGAAATTGATGTAACCTCAGCCACCCTCGACGGCTTTTATCAAAATTCCCTCGAAGTAGATAATTTTTGGGAACGAGCAAGACGCACAAAAAACGAAGATTTAAAACTTTTTGAAACGGCTCCCGTCGGCAAAAATTGGATTAGCGGTCGTCAATTAGGAACTGTTGAAGAAGTTGATATCAACCGTGGTATTATCAGCCTTAGACTAGAACGCGACTTAGCTGAATTTATGGCAACAGAGCGTTATAAATTACCAGCTACCGGATTTTTGTGTTTTGAGGCAATTGGTGATATTCAGCAGATTCAGCGTAAGAAAAAAGCTTTAGATGATTTGAATAATAGTTACACTCAAAATCCCTACTTAGGTAACTTTTTATTCGATGCTTCTCAGGCTAGACAAATCAAAACAACTGTTGAACTTCAACCACAAGATTTATTATTATCTTCCGCTAATCCCGGTCAAAAAGCAGCAGTAGAAAAGGTACTTGCCGCTAAGGATCTTGTTCTTATCCAAGGGCCACCAGGTACTGGTAAAACTACCGTAATTGCCGAGATTTGCTATCAAATTGCCCTTCGCGGTGGACGAACTTTAATTGCTTCTCAAGCCAATTTAGCAGTAGATAACGCCCTGAGTCGATTAGTTCACAATCCAGTGATTCGGGCTGTACGCAAGGGTAGAGCCGAAAAAGTTGGAGAAGAAGGACAGCCATTTTTAGAAGACCAAGTGATTGGCAGATGGCTAGAAAATACAGCAATTGACTGTGAAAATAATATTACACAACGGCTTGAAAATATTAAAGTTTTCAGTCAATTACTGGGATCATCACAAAGATTCACACCCTACTTTCAAGCAGAGGAAGAATTCAATCAGCAGCAAGGGAGATTTAATAAAAATAAGTTAAAGATAGAAACTAATTTTCAAAACCAAGAACAGTCTTACAACGAAACTGTAGAAAAACAGAACAACGTTGAATCTTTAATTACAGGTTTAGAAAACATACTAAATACTGTACCAAATATTAACTGGGAAGCTCCAGAAATTACAGATTTTTTGCCACTTCTGAAGCCATACACAGAAGGTAATAGTTTAGTAGAAGAATTTTTAGCAAATGTTCGTCAAACTATAAAATATACTAATGAACTTGGCTTGGTGCGTCCAGCGCTTGGTGCTTTTGGTTTAGCAGTTTGGTTGCGTCAAACTGTAGCAACAAAAATTTCTGGATTTAAAACTGCTTTTACTCATGCTGAAGAAGCGAGTAAAGCCATCTTAGAAGTTGCAGCATCAGTGGAGGTTGTCAAACAGAATTTTGCATTGTTAAATCAGGTACAACCAGATTATCAGAAATATCTTGCCAAACTGCAAAACCTACAGCAAACAATCCAAATTTGGGAAAACCGCCAGCGTGAAATTGATTATATTATCTCAGCAGTAAAAGAATGGAAATCTACAGCACCTTCTCATCTGTATCAAACTTTGAAAGATTGTCAGCAATCAGGTTTACCACTTACAGAGAATTTAGTGGACTTACCGCTAGGTTTATTGATGTTTGCTAATACATTAAAATTACCAATAGTACCAAAAACTTACAAAATTAATCTACCAGAATGGGATTTATTAACAAAAGCGATCGCTTATGAGATGGACGGAGGTTTTACCGATCGGCGAGGTAAACAGCATAATTTTAGCTATTTCTTGAAAGAAAATTTTAGTCAGATTCCAATGGTGCTATCAAAGAGCGATCGCACTCAATGGCAAGAAACCTATCAACAGTTTAGTAATTATCAGTTACTCAACCCTAAGCAACGAAAATTACTGGTTGAAAATACCCAAGTTTTCTTAATTAGAATGCAACGGACTTACGGCGCATCATGGAAATGGAATAATATCGATTCTACTCTCACTCAAATTACTCAAGAATTGCTAGATACTATTCTTGTAAATGCACGTCAATGCGTTTTAAAAGTAAAAACCGAAACTGAACAACAGCTACACTATTTACAACGACAATTAAATGAACTTCAAAAAAATGAAATTAGTCAACAGCAAATATCCATTACTCAAGCTGAGGTAGAAAAAGCACAGCAAGACGCTAATTTGCAACTTGGGAGAGTTATTAATCTTTTACAAGAACTTAACCAACAAAATATACCTACTCAATTACACACTTTAATTGAGAAATATCTTGCAACCCAATCAAATATTTGGGAAAAACCACAAGAATTTTCAAATCAAGTGAATTATTGGGCAACTTCTATTAATCAGCTTGAAACCTTAATTTTATCATTACAGCCTTTTGCTGTGCTAGAGATGATTAAAAATTCTTTACAGGAGCATTTATCAAATCTACAAGAAGAAACTAAAACTTCTCTACAGCAGCTTCAAAAATTACAAATTAGCTTGCGTGAAATAGAAGAAAAATTACAACCACAGCCATCAGATAGTTTAATAGAAGAAAGAAATTGGTGGTTGAGAGAATGGCAAAAAATACCGGATAAGTTTAAGCCAGAAAATTCTGCTGCTGATTTTTTTAATATAGAGCTATTACGCGGGATGAATATTCAGTTTGAATTTTGGCAAAAAGAACTTGAAAAAGACGAAATTTATCTCAAAAAATATCAAAGTTTTGTACAAGATTGGATTGGAAAATTAAGACAGCCAACGGAAGGCGATAGTGACGATTTAAGACGTATTTATTTAGATAATGCTAACGTCGTTGGTATAACATGCGTTCAAGCTGCAAGTAGAGGTTTTTCGGAAGAATTTAAATCCTTTGATGTTGTTATCATTGATGAGGTTAGTAAGTGTACTCCACCAGAATTATTAATCCCAGCTTTGAAAGGTAAAAAGTTAGTCATGGTAGGCGATCATCGGCAATTACCACCCATGCTTGATACTAGCACTTTAGAAGAAGTTGCTCAGACAATTGGCAATACACGAGACGAACTACAATTCTTAGAAGAATCACTATTTAAAAGTCAATTTGAATCGGCTGATGAAAGCATTAAACAAATGCTAACTACACAATATCGAATGCATCCATTTATTATGGGTGCAATCAATCAGTTTTATGATGGTAAACTAGAATCTGGAATTTTGGAGCCGGACACAAAACGCGCACATCATTTAGCAGGCGAAATTATCAAGAAATCTCAGCATCTTATTTGGGTAAAAACGCCTATTGAGAATCAGTTTTTAGAGCAAAGAAACGGAACTTCTTACTTTAATACTCCAGAAATTGATGCCATTGAACGTCTGTGCCAACAATTTGAGACTACTTGGGCTTCTAAAGTTGCTAATGGTGAACCAAAAAAAGAAATTGCCGTAATTACGTTTTATGGCGCTCAATTAAGAAAAATTGATGAACGCCTACAATCTGAACTTTTCCCTTCATTAGAGATTCGTACTGGGACAGTAGACAGATTTCAAGGTATGGAAAGACCTGTTGTTATTGTGAGTATGGTTCGCAACAATAGTAAAGGCGATGTAGGATTTGCTAAGAAACCAGAACGGGTAAATGTTGCATTTTCTCGAGCCCAAGAACTGCTGATAATTGTGGGTTGCCATAAATTGTTTACCCATCAATTAGGTAAAGTCGGAAGTATGTATTCAGAAGTGTCAAATGTCGTCAGTACACATGAAGGTTTTGTTGATGTCTCTCGCCTTTTCAGTTAA
- a CDS encoding histone deacetylase, translating into MDLPIIYHPDYIAPLPEGHRFPMSKFRQLYELLLTDGVANQQQFHTPERPPLELIELIHTPSYVQAYCEGTLDPKAQRRIGLPWSPALANRTCVAVGGTILTAKLALSQGLACNTAGGTHHAFPSYGSGFCIFNDLAIACRVLQKFGLVQKILIVDLDVHQGDGTAFIFQDDDSVFTFSMHCEVNFPGTKQNSDLDVPLPVGMEDDAYLQTLANCLADLLSKVKPDLVFYDAGVDPHIGDRLGKLALTDAGIFRREMQVLSTCMSSGYPVACVIGGGYADDMKSLVWRHSLLHRAASEVYQQYKL; encoded by the coding sequence ATGGACTTGCCAATTATTTACCACCCAGATTATATTGCTCCTCTACCTGAAGGACATCGCTTTCCGATGTCTAAGTTCCGACAACTCTACGAATTGCTGTTAACTGATGGTGTCGCGAATCAACAACAATTTCATACCCCCGAACGTCCACCGCTAGAATTGATAGAGTTAATCCACACCCCTAGCTACGTTCAAGCTTATTGTGAAGGAACCCTAGATCCCAAAGCACAGCGCCGCATTGGTTTACCTTGGAGTCCAGCATTAGCAAATCGTACTTGTGTAGCGGTAGGTGGTACGATACTCACTGCAAAACTGGCACTAAGTCAAGGTTTAGCTTGTAATACGGCTGGTGGAACTCATCATGCCTTTCCTAGTTATGGGTCTGGTTTTTGTATTTTCAACGATTTAGCGATCGCTTGTCGCGTTTTACAAAAATTCGGACTCGTCCAAAAAATCCTGATTGTCGATTTGGATGTCCACCAAGGAGACGGTACAGCTTTTATCTTCCAAGATGACGACAGCGTTTTTACTTTCTCTATGCACTGCGAAGTCAATTTCCCCGGTACAAAACAAAACAGCGATTTAGATGTTCCTTTGCCGGTGGGAATGGAGGATGACGCTTATTTGCAAACCTTAGCGAATTGCTTAGCAGATTTATTGTCTAAAGTCAAGCCAGACTTAGTATTTTATGATGCTGGTGTTGACCCTCATATAGGCGATCGCTTAGGCAAATTAGCCTTAACCGATGCTGGCATTTTCCGCCGGGAAATGCAGGTTTTAAGTACCTGTATGAGTAGCGGTTATCCCGTCGCTTGCGTCATTGGTGGTGGTTATGCTGATGACATGAAATCTTTGGTTTGGCGGCATTCCTTGCTGCATCGTGCTGCTAGTGAAGTTTATCAGCAGTATAAATTATAG